A stretch of Zymoseptoria tritici IPO323 chromosome 1, whole genome shotgun sequence DNA encodes these proteins:
- a CDS encoding GTP-binding protein, translating to MATTVDKIKDIEAEMAKTQKNKATSFHLGQLKAKLAKLKRELLTPTSSGGGGGVGFDVARTGVASVGFIGFPSVGKSTLMSRLTGQHSEAAAYEFTTLTTVPGQVVYNGAKIQMLDLPGIIQGAKDGKGRGRQVIAVAKTCHLIFIVLDVNKPLTDKRIIETELEGFGIRVNKQPPNIKITKKDKGGISITSTVALTHIDNDEVKAVMNEYRMANCDIAIRCDATIDDLIDVIEAKARAYIPVIYALNKIDAISIEELDLLYRIPNACPISSEHGWNVDELMEQMWEKLNLRRVYTKPKGKLPDYTAPVVLRSTACTVEDFCNAIHKTIVDQFRIAIVYGKSVKHQPQRVGLSHELGDEDIITIIKK from the exons ATGGCGACCACGGTAGACAAGATCAAGGACATTGAGGCCGAGATGGCCAAGACGCAGAAGAACAAG GCGACATCGTTCCATTTGGGTCAACTCAAAGCGAAGCTTGCTAAGCTGAAGAGAGAACTGCTCACGCCGACATCgagcggtggtggcggtggtgtaGGATTCGATGTTGCGCGTACTGGTGTGGCATCGGTGGGTTTCATTGGGTTTCCCTCTGTGGGCAAGTCGACATTGATGTCAAGATTAACCGGACAACACTCGGAAGCTGCTGCGTACGAATTCACGACTCTCACGACGGTGCCTGGACAAGTGGTCTACAATGGCGCAAAGATTCAGATGCTGGATCTGCCTGGTATTATCCAAGGAGCGAAGGACGGAAAAGGTCGAGGTCGGCAGGTCATTGCAGTGGCAAAGACGTGCCATTTGATCTTTATCGTTCTGGATGTGAACAAGCCGCTCACGGACAAGCGCATCATCGAGACCGAGCTGGAAGGGTTTGGAATCCGGGTCAACAAGCAGCCACCGAACATCAAAATCACGAAGAAAGACAAGGGTGGCATATCAATCACTTCGACTGTCGCACTCACACATATCGACAACGATGAAGTCAAGGCAGTAATGAACGAGTATCGCATGGCAAACTGCGATATCGCGATCCGGTGCGATGCTACTATCGACGACCTCATCGATGTGATCGAAGCCAAGGCGAGAGCCTACATTCCCGTCATTTACGCACTGAACAAGATCGACGCGATCAGTATCGAGGAGCTGGATCTTCTGTACCGAATTCCGAACGCCTGCCCGATCTCCTCAGAACACGGATGGAATGTCGACGAGCTGATGGAGCAAATGTGGGAAAAGCTGAACTTGCGCCGAGTGTACACGAAACCAAAGGGCAAGCTGCCGGATTACACCGCTCCCGTGGTGTTGAGAAGTACCGCCTGCACAGTAGAGGACTTCTGCAACGCCATTCACAAGACGATTGTTGACCAGTTCCGCATTGCTATCGTCTACGGCAAGAGTGTGAAGCATCAGCCTCAACGAGTCGGACTCTCGCACGAGCTTGGCGACGAAGACATCATCACTATTATCAAGAAGTGA
- a CDS encoding putative major facilitator superfamily transporter (Putative Major facilitator superfamily transporter. Predicted signal peptide. Predicted membrane localization.), giving the protein MTFNRKMSLIAMGFLWTGSQIPVYLFGGVPPYIYGDIGGTDRWVWMVLANLLSLAAVCPFTGSISDLIGRRYVALGGATLLCLAMVICSTAQTMNTFICGMVFAGVGAEMQLNSLIGVNELTALAVTSELAPVASRGKYVAVLVFSIVPFVPSVLYAQLIAYHYSWRWLGLFCGLWAFIGLVMVACFFFPPPRAISAGMSRKDVLRRIDYIGGFLSISGMICFMLGMQWGGYQYDWDEAHVLVPLILGIIQLIGFVVWQSYAPYPMFPRRLRQEVSLLTFRSVITAISGANFFSILMFWPTQAFNVYGHDPVGNGIRGLPVGLGVMVGAVIVLTLLSVFRGHNKELMIVSSILMTAGCGSLAVAERDNLHVLWGLLVLAGLGIGGIVVPASIITTIICPDDLIATVSALTLAIRVLGGSIGYCVYYNVFVSKFVPYAVRDVGGYMVGVLGCDEESVAEAIALTGNSLIDLIADIPCVAAQSGGWEEVVLQGQMAYAAAYKYVYYCSTGFGICSILAAVFLGDISKYMDNHVAVVM; this is encoded by the exons ATGACTTTCAATCGGAAGATGAGCTTGATCGCCATGGGCTTCC TGTGGACGGGTTCTCAGATTCCAGTATACCTCTTCGGTGGAGTACCACCATATATTTACGGCGACATCGGTGGCACGGACAGATGGGTATGGATGGTGCTTGCCAATTTGCTGTCCCTTG CGGCCGTTTGCCCCTTTACTGGAAGCATCAGTGACCTGATAGGTCGCCGATACGTTGCCCTGGGCGGAGCAACCTTGCTTTGCTTAGCAATGGTCATCTGTTCGACTGCACAGACGATGAATACATTCATCT GTGGTATGGTTTTCGCAGGAGTCGGTGCTG AGATGCAACTAAACTCCTTGATAGGAGTAAATGAGTTGACTGCGCTCGCCGTCACTTCGGAGCTCGCACCGGTAGCCAGCCGTGGCAAATATGTCGCTGTGCTCGTCTTCTCCATCGTGCCCTTCGTTCCCTCGGTGCTCTACGCGCAACTCATCGCCTATCATTACTCCTGGAGATGGCTGGGCTTGTTCTGCGGACTGTGGGCTTTTATTGGCCTAGTCATGGTCGCTTGCTTTTTCTTTCCGCCACCCCGGGCGATTA GTGCTGGAATGTCCAGGAAGGACGTGTTGCGCCGCATCGACTACATTGGCGGCTTTCTTTCCATCTCGGGCATGATCTGCTTC ATGCTAGGGATGCAATGGGGCGGGTACCAGTACGACTGGGACGAGGCACATGTTCTGGTCCCACTCATCCTCGGTATCATCCAGTTGATTGGTTTCGTTGTGTGGCAGAGCTATGCACCATATCC CATGTTCCCAAGACGTTTGAGACAGGAGGTAAGCCTGTTAACATTCCGGAGT GTCATCACGGCGATCAGCGGAGCCAACTTCTTT TCGATTCTCATGTTCTGGCCTACTCAAGCATTCAACG TCTATGGCCACGATCCTGTTGGCAATGGTATTCGTGGTCTGCCTGTCGGTCTGGGCGTCATGGTCGGAGCTGTGATTGTGCTC ACTCTTCTGAGCGTATTCCGCGGCCACAATAAGGAGCTCATGATT GTATCGTCGATTCTCATGACGGCAGGATGCGGATCTCTCGCAGTGGCAGAGAGAGACAACCTCCACGTCCTATGGGGTCTGCTGGTGCTAGCTGGACTTGGCATTGGTGGCATCGTCGTGCCTGCCTCGATCATCA CAACCATCATCTGTCCAGATGATCTCATCGCAACGGTGTCCGCTCTGACTCTTGCTATACGAGTTCTCGGCGGTAGTATCGGCTACTGCGTGTACTACAACGTATTCGTCAGCAAATTCGTCCCCTACGCCGTCCGTGATGTTGGCGGCTACATGGTCGGTGTACTCGGCTGCGATGAGGAGAGCGTCGCAGAGGCCATCGCACTCACCGGCAACTCGCTCATCGACTTGATCGCAGACATACCTTGCGTCGCTGCGCAGTCCGGAGGGTGGGAAGAGGTCGTGCTCCAGGGCCAGATGGCGTACGCAGCTGCATACAAGTACGTATACTACTGCAGCACGGGCTTTGGAATTTGCAGCATCCTCGCAGCGGTATTCCTGGGCGACATCTCGAAGTACATGGACAACCATGTTGCGGTCGTTATGTGA